GAGAAGCTGGGCGGGAGTTCCGCGTTGCTTGAGCACTCGCTGCTCACCCTCGAACGTCATCTGCACGCCCCGGTCACCGTCGACTTCGAGGTGCGCGACGGCGAGATCTCGCTGCTGGCCGCCTCGGCGCAGAGCCGCCCGCCGCTCCGTGCGGCGGTGTGCCTCGCTGCGGACCTGGCCGGGGACGGGGCGCTCGACCGGGAAGAGGCCGTACGGCGGATCAGCCCCGCGCAGGTGCAGGAACTGCTGCACCCCCAGCTCCGCCTGACCGGTGGCGAGCAGCTCCTGGTGAAGGGACTGCCCGCCTCCCCGGGGGCGGCGACCGGGGCGATCGTCCTGTCGAGCGAACGTGCCCTCGAACTGGCCGCGGACGGCACGCGGGTCGTGCTCGTGGCCCATGAGACGACTCCGGCCGACGTCCCCGGGATGCTGGCCGCCGTCGCCGTACTCACCGGCAGCGGCGGCATCGCCTCGCACGCCGCCGTGGTGGCGCGCGGTGCGGGCAAGCCCGCCGTGTGCGGCGCCGAGGGACTGCGCGCCGACCGGGCCGCCGGCACCGTACGGATCGGGGACCGGCTGCTGCGCGAGGGCGATCCCGTCTCGCTGGACGGCCGTACCGGAGCCGTCTACGCGGGGACGCTGAGCGTCAGCGTCGCCGGACCGCCGCCCGAACTGTCCACCCTGCTGGAGTGGGCGGACGACATGCGCCGGCTGGGCGTGCGGGCCAACGCCGACACCGCCGCGGAGGTGAGCACCGCCGTCGCCCTGGGCGCGGAGGGGGTGGGGCTGTGCCGTACGGAGCACCAGTTCCTCGGCGACCGGCTGCCGCTGATCCGCCGGGTGATCCTGGCCGCCGACGCCGCGGCCCGCGACGAGGCGCTGTCGGCACTGGAAGAGGCTCAGCACGAGGACTTCAAGGCCCTGCTGACCGCGGTGGGGGACCGGCCGGTGACCGTACGCCTGCTGGACGCCCCGCTGCACGAGTTCCTGCCCGCCGCCGGAGAGGCCCAGGACGCCGCCGAGGAACAGCGGGCCGCCGCACTGCGGGAGGCCAACCCGATGCTCGGGCTGCGCGGGGTGCGGCTGGCGCTGCTGCACGAGCGGCTCTACCCAGCACAGGCCGAGGCGCTCTTCACCGCCTGGGCCGATGTCGCCGCCACCGGAGTCCGCCCCCAGCTCGAAGTGATGATCCCGCTCGTCAGCCTGCCGGAGGAACTGGCCGCCGCGGCCGCGTACGTGCGCGGTGCCGCCGACGCGGTCGCCGCCCGCACCGGCGTGGAGGTCCCGTACCGGCTCGGCACGATGATCGAGACGCCGCGCGCCGCGCTGCTGGCCGGCGAACTCGCCGAACACGCCGAGTTCTTCTCCTTCGGCACCAACGACCTCACCCAGCTCACCTACGGATTCTCCCGGGACGACGTCGAGCGCCAGGTGCTCGCCTCGTACCAGGAGCGCGGGTTCCTGACGGCCAGCCCGTTCGCCCGGCTCGATCCGCACGGGGTGGGCGCGCTGATCGCCCTGGCGGTGGAGCGGGCGCGGAGCGTACGCCCCGGCATCAAGCTGGGCGTGTGCGGTGAGCACGGCGGAGACCCGGAGTCCATCGCCTTCTGCGACGAGCTGGGCCTCGACTACGTCTCCTGCTCCGCGCACCGCGTGCCGGTCGCCCGGATGGCGGCGGCGCACAGTGCCGTGCGGGAGCGGCACGACGACAGCGGGAGCACACGATGACGACCACCGTGACCGACGGCACGGCCCTGTCCGACGCCGAACTGGACGACCTGCGCGAGACCGTACGGTCGGTGTGCGCCGACAGCGGCGGCACCGCCGCGGTGCGCCGGCTGGCCGAGGAATCTCCGGGTATCGACGCCAAGTTGTGGGACACCCTGGGCCGGCAGGTCGGCCTCGCGGCCCTCGGTCTGCCCGAGACGGCCGGAGGCATCGGCGGCCTCGCCGAGATCGCCGCTGTCTGCGAGGAGTTGGGCCGAACGCTGACGCCGGTGCCGCTGCTGTCCTCCACCGTGCTGGCCGGGCAGGTCCTGGCCGGCTGCGGCACGGCCGACCGGGCCCTGGCGGAGCTGGCCGAGGGCAAGGTGCACGCCCTGGCGGTGGCGGCGCCCGACGGGGTGTGGCGGCCGGACGCCGTGCCGGTGGCCGTCACCTGGCGGGGCGGCGTCCCGCTGCTGGACGGCACCGCTCCCTTCGTACTGGACGGTGCCGACGCCGAACGCCTGGTCGTCGCCGCCATCGGGGCCGACGGCCTGGACCTCTTCCTCGCCGACCCGAACGAGCCCGGGGTGAGCGTCCGCCGAGTGCCCACCCTGGACCTCAGCCGCGGACAGGCGGTGGTCTCCTTCACCGGCGCCCCTGCCCGGCCCCTGACCGCCGGGGGCGAGGGCGCGGACATCGTGAGCCGCGCCCTGGACGTGGCACTGGTGGCCCTGGCCGCCGAGCAACTCGGCGGCGCTCAGGCCGCGTTGGACATGACGGTGGCCCATGTGCGGGAGCGCACCCAGTTCGGCAGGGCCATCGGCGGCTTCCAGGCGGTCAAGCACACCTGTGCCGACATGCTGCTCCAGGTCGAGGCAGCGCGGTCGGCGGTGGTGCGCGCCGTCCGGGCGGCCGACTCGCCCGAGTCGCTGGCCGAGGCGGCGGCGGTGGCGCAGGCATGGTGCGGCGAGGCGTTCGTGTTCGTCGCCGCCGAGTGCGTCCAACTGCACGGCGGCATGGGCTTCACCTGGGAGCACGACGCGCACCTGTACTTCCGGCGCGCCCAGTCCGACGCCGTCCTGCTGGGCGGCGCCGCGCACCACCGGGAACGGCTGGCCGGACTGCTCGGCTGGTGACTTAGGGGTCCTTGCACTATGCCCGCCCGGGTCGCGCGGCCTGGCACCGCACCTCGCCGCGTTGCCGAAACGCCCACGTGGCTCCTCCCCCACGCTCGAACAGCCTCGCGCGGGGGGACCCCCATCGAGGGCGCTCCGGCGCCTTGCGATGCACGGCACCAGACCACGCGACCTGATCGGGCGCTCATAGTGCAAGGACCCCTTAGCCCGCGGGCACAGCACCACCGCACGAGGACCGTGCAGAAAAGGGCAGGACGGCATGATCACCAGACTCATCGACGAGGACCTGTTCGAGAGCGTGCATCCACCGCGCCTCAACGGCGGGCGCTGCTCCGGGTGCGCCACCGTGGTCTTTCCCCGGCAGGACTCGTGCCCCAAGTGCTCGGACGGAGCCATGTCCGCCCATGTGCTGCCGGTGAGCGGACGGGTGTGGTCGTGGACGCTGCAGGCGTTCCCGCCCAAGCCGCCGTACCGGCCGCCGACCGGGGGCTACCAGCCGTACCACGTGGGCTATGTCGACCTCGGTGAGGTGCTGGTCGAGGCACGGCTGGAGGTTCACCGCACCGAGATACGGATCGGGCTACCGGTCCGGCTGACCACGGTGCCCGCATACCAGGACGAGGACGGAACCGAGGTGCTGACCTTCGCGTTCTGCCCGGCCCCGGAAGAGGACCGATGACCAGATCGAGGTCCGACGAGGTCTACGTCGTCGGCTGCGGCATGCATCCCTTCGGCCGCGACGAGACCGTCACCGGGATGGACATGGCCGAGCGGGCGGTGCGCGAGGCGCTGGCCGACGCCGGCACGGCATGGGAGGACATCGGGTACGCGGCCGGCGGCTCCGACGTGTCCGGCAAACCCGACACGCTGGTGGGCCGTCTGGGCCTGACCGGTGTGCCGTTCGTCAACGTGCAGAACGGCTGCGCGACCGGTGCCTCGACGGTGCTCGCGGTGGCCAACGCGCTGCGCGCCGGCGAGGCCTCGCTCGGGCTGGCTGTGGGCTTCGACAAACACGAGCGGGGCGCCTTCAACGTCTCCGCGGCCCGCTACGGACTGCCAGACTGGTACGCCGAGACCGGCATGATGCTCACGACCCAGTTCTTCGCCCTGAAGACCCAGCGGTACCTGTACGACCACGGGATCTCCGAGCGGGCGCTGGCGAGGGTGGCCGCGCGGGCCTTCCGCAACGGCTCCCAGCACCCCCTGGCATGGCGGCGCAAGGAACTGACGGAGCAGGAGATCCTCGACTCCGCCGAGGTCAGCCCGCCCCTCACCCAGTACATGTTCTGCTCGCCGGGGCAGGGCGCGGTGGCCCTGGTACTGGCGCTCGGCGACCGTGCCTTCGACCTGTGCGAGCGGCCGGTCAAACTGGCCTCGCTGGCCTTCCGGACCAGACGGTTCGGGTCGTTCGAGGTGTTCTCGCCCTGGCTGCCGCCGGGGCCGCACCGCAGCCCGAGCGTCGACGCCGCGGAGGCCGTCTTCCGCACCGCGGGTCTACGGCCCGCGGACGTACAGGTCGCCCAGTTGCAGGACACCGACAGCGGATCGGAACTGATCCACCTGGCGGAGACCGGACTGTGCGGCCACGGCGAGCAGGAGGAACTCCTCGCCGGCGGGGACACCGACCCCACGGGCCGGATCCCGGTCAACACCGACGGCGGCTGCCTGGCCGGCGGCGAGCCGGTCGGCGCCTCGGGACTGCGCCAGTTCCACGAGGTCGTACGGCAGTTGCAGGGCCGGGCACCGGGAGCGCAGGTCCCCGGCGCTCCCCGGGTCGGCTTCACCCACGTCTACGGGGCACCCGGGATCAGCGCCTGCTCGGTGCTGACGGTCTGACATCGGCGCTGACGGTCCGAAAGGCGGAGGACACATCATCATGCGACAAGGCGACAGAACCGCACTGGTCACCGGCGGAGCACGCGGAATCGGCATGGAGATATGCCGACAGCTCGCGGACCGGGGGCTGCGGGTCCTGGTCGGGGCGCGAAGAGGGAGGCGGCCGAGGAGGCCTGCCGCGCCATCGGTCCGGCGGCGCTGCCGCTGGCCCTGGACGTGACCTCCGCGAAAAGCGTCACCGACGCGGTCCGGGAGGCCGGGAAGCTGACCGGCGGGATCGACGTCCTGGTGAACAACGCGGGAGTGTCCCTGGACGGCGAGCTACGGCCCCCGTACCTCGACGAGGAGCTCCTGCGCACGACCCTGGACACGAACTTCACGGGCGCCTGGCGCATGGCGCAAGCGGTCGTGCCGGGCATGGTGGAGGCCGGCTACGGACGGGTCGTCAACGTCACCAGTTCCTACGGCTCGCTCGCGCTGATGGACTCCGGCCGCCACCCGGCCTACCGGATCTCCAAGACCGCCCTCAACGCCCTGACCCGGATGCTCGCGGCCGAACTGGCGGGCACCGGCGTCCTGGTCAACGCCGCCGACCCGGGCTGGACGCGCAGCGGCATGGGCGGCCCGTCCGCGCCGCGCGGTCCGGAAGTCGGCGCGGACACCCCGGTCTGGCTTGCGACCCTGCCCGAGGGCGACGGGACGACGGGCGGGCTGTTCGCCGAACGCGAGCCCCTGCCCTGGTGAACCGCCTCAGGCGGACGCGGTGGTCGGCTTCTGCTCGGCGGCGACGATACGCAGCGCCAGCGACCTGACCGCCTCCTGCACGGACCGGGAGGGCAGCTGGGACAGCGGCCCTCCCTCCGTCCGCAAAGCGGTGACCAGAATGGTCGTACTGATCAGCGTGCGCACCGCGAGCGCCTGCGCCGCGTGCCGTGACTTGGCCGCCCGGGGACTGCGCGTGGTGCCCTCCGGCAGGTAGTCGTACGCCCGCTGGATGTGCCGCTGCTCGAACTCGTCCCGCAACACCTTGATGTTGCCGTTGGCCGAGGCGATCTGCACCTGGTACAGCCGGGCCTCCTCCGGGTTCCGCTCCACCCAGTCCCACACCGCGTCGATGACCCGCAGCAGACCCTCCGCACTCCCCGGTTCGGTCTCCGGCCGGGCCGCCTCCACCACCGCGTTCAGCTGGTCGAAGACCCGCCGCATGGCGAGTTCGAGCAGCTCCTCCTTGCCGTCGAAGTGGTAGTAGACGGCCGTGGGCACGACCTGGGCCTCGTCCGCGATGTCCTGGATGCTGGTCTCCGCGAATCCGTTGCGGCCGAACACCCGTACGGCGGCGGTGATGATGTGCTGCCGCCGCGAGGGCCGGTGGGCGGGCTGCTTGCCGTTCTGCGTGGTGGCCATCATGCTCCCTGGCGGCTGCCGTGACCCCGCGTCTGCGGGCCCTGTCCACTGCCCATGCTATCCAGTAACTCCGCCGGGCCGATGACATAACTCCTGCTACGTATGTGCAGTCGGAGGACGAAGACCCCGGCATACTTGACACCATGACGACATCCGGAGCTCGCGCCGCCCACCGTCCTTCGCGCAAGCAGTGGGTGATCGAAGCGGCCACGGAACTGTTCGCCACCCAGTCGCCGGACGAGGTCACGGTGGCCGACATCGCCGCTCGTGCGGAGATGACCTCGGCAGCGGTGTACTACCACTTCTCCTCCAAGGACAAGGTCCTGGTGGAAGGGATGCGGGTGTTCGCCACCGCGCTGCGCGAACAGCTGCACGCGCTCACGCAGGCCCACGCGCCCGGCACGCCCGTCGGACCGGCCGTCACCGCGCTGGTGGCCTGGCTGGGCGAACACCGGTCCGCCGCCACCGTGTTCTTCACGTCCTCGGCCGGCATGAGCCAGGAGGCGGAGGCGCTGCGCCACGAGAGCCGGACGCAGTTGCTGGAGGAACTGGTCCGGCTGACCCGCAAGGCCCGTGAGTCGACCTCCGACGCGGAGGCGGCGGTCGTCGCCCTGGGCCTGCTGTCGCTGCTGGAGACCGCGGCGATCTCGCAGGTCCGCGGGGACGACGTCTACCGCTCGCTCGGACACCGCTCCTTCGTCCGCGAGGTCGGCCGCCTCGCCGAGCGGATCGCCGACCCGGCGGCGGCCGAATAGCCCTCGGACCTCCGCCCAGGTCAGACCAGCAGCCGGAGCGGCTTGCGCAGCAACTCACCGACCGTGCGCAGATACTCGGCCGCCGGTGCCCCGTCGACGGCACGGTGGTCGAAGGTGAGACTCAGGGTGAGCACCTGCGTCCGCGACGGCCGGTCGTCCACCCACTCGACACCGTCCCTGAGCCTGCCCACGCCGAGAATGGCGACATTGCCGGGGTTGATCACGGGGGTGAAGAAGTCGACGCCGTATCCACCCAGGGAAGTGACCGTGAAGGTGGCCCCTTCCAGCTGGGCCGGGGAGATCCGCCCCTCGCGCGCGGCCTCGGCCAAGGCCCTCGAGCGGCGGGCGATCTCGGGCAGCGGCAGCTGCGCCGCGTCCTCGATCACCGGGACCATCAGGCCGCCCGGAACGGCCACCGCGAATCCGAGGTGGATGTCGCCGAGCAGATGGATGCCGTCCTCCCGCACCGTCGCGTTGAGCAGCGGGTGTGCGCGCAGGGCCAGGGCGGCGGCCTTCAGCAGGAAGTCGTTGAGGCTGGGCACCGGCAGGTCGCTGTCGGCCCATTCCTGCTTGAGCCGGGCCCGCAAGGACACGACCGCGTCCATCCGCACCTCGTACCCGTGCGTCAGCTGCGCCATCTCCTGGAGACTGGCGTGCATCCGGCGGGCGATGGTGCCGCGCATCCCGGTGAGCGGGATGACGTCCCCCACCTGAGGAGTGGTGGCCGGGCGGCGGGCGGGGCGGGCGGCCACCGGTTCGGCCGTCCCGTTGACGGCGTCGAGGTCGGACCTGCGGATCCGGCCGCCCGCGCCGGTGGCCCGTACCGTCGACAGGTCGATGCCCCGCTCCCTCGCCAGCCGGCGGACCAGGGGCGAGACGGGGATGACGGAATCGGCGGGCAGGACGGAGGGCGCCGGTGCCACCGGGGAAGGCGCCGGTGCCACCGAGGAGGCGGCAGCGGCCGCGAGGAAGTCCTCCACGTCCTCCGAGACGATCCGGCCTCCGGGCCCGGTGCCGCGTACGACGGTGAGATCGACGTCGGCCTCGGCCGCCACGCGCCGGGCGTTCGGGGAGGCCAGGAGCCGGCCCCCGTGACCGATGGAGGCCGCGCTGCCATTGAGGGAGGGCGCCGCGGAAACGCTGCCGCCGTGACCGGACGGTGCCGCGCCCGCGCTGTGGCCCATTAGTGCCGGGGCGGCGGAATTCCCGCTGCCGTCGAATGCCGACGACGCGGCGACGGCGGCCACGGGCTCAGCGGCCGTACCGCCGGCCCCCGGCCCGGCAGGCTTCGGCGCACCCCCCGGCTCCGGCGGCTGCTCTCCCTCCGCCAGCAGCCAGCCGATGAGAGCCCCGGCGGGGAGCGTGGTCCCGGCGGGAACCACGGGGTGGAACAGCCCCCCGGCCTCCGCCTCGACCTCCACGTCGACCTTGTCGGTGGCCAGCCGCAGCAGGGTGTCGCCCTCCGAGACGGCGGTGCCGGTGGGCACGAGCCACTCGTCGATCGTGCCCTCCTGCATGGTCAGACCGATCTTCGGCAGCAGAACCTCGACCGCCACGTCGTCACGACCTTTCCAGAAGACGGCGGCATCCCTGGGCGATGCGGGCACGATCGGGTACGTAGGCCTTCTCCAGCACCGGGGAGAACGGAACCGGGGAGAAGGGGGCGCCGATGCGCAGGACCGGCGCGTCCAGGTAGTCGAAGGCCGCGTCCTGGATCTGGGCGGCGATCTCCCCGCCGAGCCCGCCGAAGGTGACGGCCTCGTGC
The nucleotide sequence above comes from Streptomyces sp. NL15-2K. Encoded proteins:
- a CDS encoding TetR/AcrR family transcriptional regulator → MMATTQNGKQPAHRPSRRQHIITAAVRVFGRNGFAETSIQDIADEAQVVPTAVYYHFDGKEELLELAMRRVFDQLNAVVEAARPETEPGSAEGLLRVIDAVWDWVERNPEEARLYQVQIASANGNIKVLRDEFEQRHIQRAYDYLPEGTTRSPRAAKSRHAAQALAVRTLISTTILVTALRTEGGPLSQLPSRSVQEAVRSLALRIVAAEQKPTTASA
- a CDS encoding putative PEP-binding protein, producing MSVTDRHSGTLAQTHTPGHALVPYGQGRIRGLDAGELGTHGIAMDRLVALGLPVVPGLTVPAGSAASLCEPGTARAALDLVEQLSGRRIGDRSRPLLLRLSASASTEVAGLPPELACIGITPADADGIRAVIGRDDVLYEVWAATVRLIAEYALDVPAPELDDASLDTPDPRARVDALLSTVARHAERQYPDDPAEQLALAARAVLGRWASPRARRSRKAQRLPAELGIALHVQAVRIGPWDHSGFGTAVSRHPDSGRFSPQGSFFRGVRRSAPSPRTGEPLEKLGGSSALLEHSLLTLERHLHAPVTVDFEVRDGEISLLAASAQSRPPLRAAVCLAADLAGDGALDREEAVRRISPAQVQELLHPQLRLTGGEQLLVKGLPASPGAATGAIVLSSERALELAADGTRVVLVAHETTPADVPGMLAAVAVLTGSGGIASHAAVVARGAGKPAVCGAEGLRADRAAGTVRIGDRLLREGDPVSLDGRTGAVYAGTLSVSVAGPPPELSTLLEWADDMRRLGVRANADTAAEVSTAVALGAEGVGLCRTEHQFLGDRLPLIRRVILAADAAARDEALSALEEAQHEDFKALLTAVGDRPVTVRLLDAPLHEFLPAAGEAQDAAEEQRAAALREANPMLGLRGVRLALLHERLYPAQAEALFTAWADVAATGVRPQLEVMIPLVSLPEELAAAAAYVRGAADAVAARTGVEVPYRLGTMIETPRAALLAGELAEHAEFFSFGTNDLTQLTYGFSRDDVERQVLASYQERGFLTASPFARLDPHGVGALIALAVERARSVRPGIKLGVCGEHGGDPESIAFCDELGLDYVSCSAHRVPVARMAAAHSAVRERHDDSGSTR
- a CDS encoding thiolase family protein; the encoded protein is MTRSRSDEVYVVGCGMHPFGRDETVTGMDMAERAVREALADAGTAWEDIGYAAGGSDVSGKPDTLVGRLGLTGVPFVNVQNGCATGASTVLAVANALRAGEASLGLAVGFDKHERGAFNVSAARYGLPDWYAETGMMLTTQFFALKTQRYLYDHGISERALARVAARAFRNGSQHPLAWRRKELTEQEILDSAEVSPPLTQYMFCSPGQGAVALVLALGDRAFDLCERPVKLASLAFRTRRFGSFEVFSPWLPPGPHRSPSVDAAEAVFRTAGLRPADVQVAQLQDTDSGSELIHLAETGLCGHGEQEELLAGGDTDPTGRIPVNTDGGCLAGGEPVGASGLRQFHEVVRQLQGRAPGAQVPGAPRVGFTHVYGAPGISACSVLTV
- a CDS encoding 2-oxo acid dehydrogenase subunit E2 is translated as MPASPRDAAVFWKGRDDVAVEVLLPKIGLTMQEGTIDEWLVPTGTAVSEGDTLLRLATDKVDVEVEAEAGGLFHPVVPAGTTLPAGALIGWLLAEGEQPPEPGGAPKPAGPGAGGTAAEPVAAVAASSAFDGSGNSAAPALMGHSAGAAPSGHGGSVSAAPSLNGSAASIGHGGRLLASPNARRVAAEADVDLTVVRGTGPGGRIVSEDVEDFLAAAAASSVAPAPSPVAPAPSVLPADSVIPVSPLVRRLARERGIDLSTVRATGAGGRIRRSDLDAVNGTAEPVAARPARRPATTPQVGDVIPLTGMRGTIARRMHASLQEMAQLTHGYEVRMDAVVSLRARLKQEWADSDLPVPSLNDFLLKAAALALRAHPLLNATVREDGIHLLGDIHLGFAVAVPGGLMVPVIEDAAQLPLPEIARRSRALAEAAREGRISPAQLEGATFTVTSLGGYGVDFFTPVINPGNVAILGVGRLRDGVEWVDDRPSRTQVLTLSLTFDHRAVDGAPAAEYLRTVGELLRKPLRLLV
- a CDS encoding OB-fold domain-containing protein, which produces MITRLIDEDLFESVHPPRLNGGRCSGCATVVFPRQDSCPKCSDGAMSAHVLPVSGRVWSWTLQAFPPKPPYRPPTGGYQPYHVGYVDLGEVLVEARLEVHRTEIRIGLPVRLTTVPAYQDEDGTEVLTFAFCPAPEEDR
- a CDS encoding TetR/AcrR family transcriptional regulator — encoded protein: MTTSGARAAHRPSRKQWVIEAATELFATQSPDEVTVADIAARAEMTSAAVYYHFSSKDKVLVEGMRVFATALREQLHALTQAHAPGTPVGPAVTALVAWLGEHRSAATVFFTSSAGMSQEAEALRHESRTQLLEELVRLTRKARESTSDAEAAVVALGLLSLLETAAISQVRGDDVYRSLGHRSFVREVGRLAERIADPAAAE
- a CDS encoding acyl-CoA dehydrogenase family protein produces the protein MTTTVTDGTALSDAELDDLRETVRSVCADSGGTAAVRRLAEESPGIDAKLWDTLGRQVGLAALGLPETAGGIGGLAEIAAVCEELGRTLTPVPLLSSTVLAGQVLAGCGTADRALAELAEGKVHALAVAAPDGVWRPDAVPVAVTWRGGVPLLDGTAPFVLDGADAERLVVAAIGADGLDLFLADPNEPGVSVRRVPTLDLSRGQAVVSFTGAPARPLTAGGEGADIVSRALDVALVALAAEQLGGAQAALDMTVAHVRERTQFGRAIGGFQAVKHTCADMLLQVEAARSAVVRAVRAADSPESLAEAAAVAQAWCGEAFVFVAAECVQLHGGMGFTWEHDAHLYFRRAQSDAVLLGGAAHHRERLAGLLGW